One window from the genome of Nicotiana tomentosiformis chromosome 5, ASM39032v3, whole genome shotgun sequence encodes:
- the LOC138892201 gene encoding uncharacterized protein, with product MELEGKMRKRLSDCQGMDYSEGEHLEKSYLLLDMRDLGNLIDGVKRAKHGEGYRTTVHTSTGATLYLLVYGTEDVILAEVEIPSLRIIQEAELSNAKWVRSRYEQLALIDGKIMNMVSHGQLYLNRMARAFNKKVRSRKFTSGQLVLKRIFPHQNEAKGKFSPNWKGPYMVHRVLTGGAFILAEMDGEIWPKPINSDTIKRYYV from the exons ATGGAGCTCGAGGGGAAGATGAGAAAAAGACTCTCAGATTGCCAAGGCATGGACTACAGTGAAGGAGAACATCTAGAAAAATCTTACTTattgttggatatgcgcgatttggggaacctgattgatggggtcaaaagagccaagcatggagaag GGTATCGCACTACAGTAcatacatcaactggggcaactctctATCTActggtttatggtactgaagaTGTTATTCTCGCCGAAGTGGAAATCCCTtctttaagaatcatacaagaagctgagctcagcAATGCAAAATGGGTACGAAGccggtatgaacaactagctctaATTGATGGAAAAATAATGAACATGGTAagtcatggtcaactctacctGAATAGAATGGCAAGAGCGTTCAACAAAAAGGTCAGGTCGAGGAAATTCACGTCGGGGCAGTTGGTACTAAAGAGAATCTTCCCACATCAAaatgaagcaaaggggaaattctcGCCCAACTGgaaaggcccttacatggttcatcgggtattaacaggaggagcatttatactcgcagagatggatggagagatctggccaaaacccatcaattcggacacaatcaagagatactatgtttga